One stretch of Phocoena phocoena chromosome 10, mPhoPho1.1, whole genome shotgun sequence DNA includes these proteins:
- the MAPK13 gene encoding mitogen-activated protein kinase 13 has protein sequence MNFTWKKGFYKQDVNMTAWELPKTYVSLTHVGSGAYGAVCSAIEKQSGEKVAIKKLSRPFQSEIFAKRAYRELLLLKHMQHKNVIGLLDVFTPASSLRNFHDFYLVMPFMQMDLQKIMGMEFGEDKIQYLVYQMLKGLKYIHSAGVIHRDLKPGNLAVNEDCELKILDFGLARQADAEMTGYVVTRWYRAPEVILSWMHYNQTVDIWSVGCIMAEMLTGKTLFKGKDYLDQLTQILKVTGVPDAEFVQKLNDKAAKSYIQSLPQIPKKDFSQLFPHASPQAADLLEKMLELDMDKRLTASQALTHPFFESCRDPEEETEAQQPFDDFLEQEKLTVDEWKQHIYKEIVNFRPIARKDSRRRSGMKLQ, from the exons ATGAACTTCACCTGGAAAAAGGGCTTCTACAAGCAGGACGTCAACATGACCGCCTGGGAGCTGCCCAAGACCTACGTGTCCCTGACGCACGTAGGCAGCGGGGCCTACGGCGCCGTGTG CTCAGCCATCGAGAAGCAGTCaggggagaaggtggccatcaaGAAGCTGAGCCGGCCCTTCCAGTCTGAGATCTTTGCCAAGCGGGCCTATCGTGAGCTGCTGCTGCTGAAGCACATGCAGCACAAGAAC GTCATCGGACTCCTGGATGTCTTCACCCCAGCCTCTTCCCTGCGCAACTTTCATGATTT CTACCTGGTGATGCCCTTCATGCAGATGGACCTGCAGAAGATCATGGGAATGGAGTTCGGTGAGGACAAGATCCAGTACCTGGTGTATCAGATGCTCAAAGGTCTTAAG TACATCCACTCAGCTGGGGTCATCCACAGG GACCTGAAGCCAGGCAACCTTGCTGTCAATGAGGATTGTGAGCTGAAG attttggattttgGGTTGGCACGGCAAGCAGATGCAGAGATGACTGGCTATGTGGTGACCCGCTGGTACCGGGCCCCCGAGGTGATCCTCAGCTGGATGCATTACAACCAGACTG TGGACATCTGGTCTGTGGGCTGTATCATGGCAGAGATGCTGACGGGGAAAACTCTGTTCAAGGGGAAAGATT ACCTGGACCAGCTGACGCAGATCCTGAAAGTGACGGGGGTGCCGGACGCTGAGTTTGTGCAGAAGTTGAATGACAAAGCG gccaAATCCTACATCCAGTCCCTGCCACAAATCCCCAAGAAGGATTTCTCTCAGCTCTTCCCGCATGCCAGCCCCCAGG CTGCAGACCTGCTGGAGAAGATGCTGGAGCTGGACATGGACAAGCGCCTGACCGCCTCTCAGGCCCTCACCCACCCCTTCTTTGAATCCTGCCGGGACcctgaggaggaaacagaggcccagcagCCATTTGATGATTTCTTAGAACAGGAGAAACTCACAGTGGATGAATGGAAGC AGCACATTTACAAGGAGATTGTGAACTTCCGCCCCATCGCCCGGAAGGACTCTCGGCGCCGGAGTGGCATGAAGCTGCAGTGA